One window of Branchiostoma lanceolatum isolate klBraLanc5 chromosome 6, klBraLanc5.hap2, whole genome shotgun sequence genomic DNA carries:
- the LOC136436516 gene encoding uncharacterized protein — MTTEARPGEPRTMARLCRYNRILLLKMFLVLLAVTGVYFYTYHVLDWGATVRSSGSSANGFKVGEFASNPDLQEALRLMREEQEEEEQEQADDDVCPSFTLTSGRKPDPSGHGDVTCRRITPIKGSCKLGREMFEGKDVETCESWGEARDICKLQEIQGPDKYRVRCDPNMCKSSMALGTIHPNLGILDWQEFSTVDRLQLAIRRLATADYSQYHYGFCYIRCRPFHRYRRRKLLQDTHIQHQHLHNILNCSYSDDMYRKTRRTLFSKQGDGTAFLVSPRTLKNSSVHSVVGQKRRISIPEQNHNRRLLQDDSVNNNVDTDKGENPITEQEEEPGAEDGNFGNDFYEGGDDDDNYEDERYNDEDDKEEYDYYDDEQRYIMQLIILPPQMKPTEKPVNGSNKINVNIILLDSLSRHHFYRSLPQTLSQFHSLNSEKRSTAKVLDFELVQAIRSRTFESVQALFAGEIFEPDKGFSSQDMPPKPLEVEKMFMPFKRQGYETLWLEDLCWTWEWGLVKNLAMIQFGERYRLRWRSFREAVKKAGIDRLDSTLTSCDILKESHLPDMFHGPPAICFNGRYQHEYLLSYLRQMQAKMTQLNRPLLSYLMLNTAHEDSGLRVQTLDQAFSEYVRFVAGQQNTLTIIFADHGNSYGDFLKETYEGQIELYHPALFMIVPDKVAKILGHKKMKALTLNQHRLVSLLDAHYTIKSLLPKKEQSMNPAHRSFYMLNQNGLLSDIPPNRTCSQVPRILPNLCICEGYDSPMRNDSYHTLFAEFALGTLNNHILQQFGEANPQAVSGVGSCQRLVAHGFKNVKERHGKEGVVVVTLDLHVQSGDNSGQPEDIFTVVVQFDENEDTAMTLLGYERVSKYGHYSKCADKGVNVKLCVCSLKKPLKPPNVNKVPRWNLHYPMVLGRKTKVSELDKGCLFALYRQNESGVSFELANVCPSFSYTVWFDLEVSNMHRSVRTSPKKDLKPGDIQFTVVLLQTRTHHSWRWTYKTRYMRRDYP; from the exons ATGACGACGGAAGCGAGGCCGGGGGAGCCGCGAACGATGGCCAGGCTGTGCCGGTACAACAGGATCCTCCTCCTGAAGATGTTCCTGGTGCTGCTGGCAGTGACCGGGGTGTACTTCTACACCTACCATGTCTTGGACTGGGGGGCGACCGTACGGAGCAGTGGCAGCAGTGCCAATGGGTTTAAGGTGGGAGAGTTTGCCAGCAATCCTGACCTACAGGAGGCTCTGAGACTGATGAGggaggagcaggaggaggaAGAGCAAGAGCAG GCTGATGATGACGTCTGTCCGTCATTCACGCTGACCTCTGGGAGAAAGCCGGACCCCTCAGGGCACGGCGACGTGACCTGTAGGAGGATCACCCCCATTAAGGGGTCGTGCAAACTGGGGAGGGAGATGTTTGAGGGAAAAGATGTGGAGACATGCGAGTCATGGGGAGAGGCTCGGGACATCTGCAAACTACAG GAAATTCAGGGCCCAGATAAATACAGAGTGCGCTGCGACCCAAACATGTGCAAGTCTTCCATGGCTCTGGGCACCATCCACCCAAACCTGGGTATCCTGGACTGGCAGGAGTTCTCCACAGTAGACAGGTTACAGCTGGCCATCCGCCGCCTAGCCACTGCCGACTACAGCCAGTACCACTACGGCTTCTGCTACATACGCTGCAGACCCTTCCATAGATATCGAAGAAGAAAACTGTTGCAAGACACACACATTCAGCATCAACACCTACATAATATTTTAAACTGTAGCTACAGTGATGATATGTATAGAAAGACAAGAAGAACTTTGTTTTCTAAACAAGGTGATGGCACTGCATTTCTAGTATCACCTAGAACTTTGAAGAACAGTAGTGTTCATAGTGTGGTAGGGCAGAAAAGAAGAATATCTATCCCTGAACAGAACCATAACAGAAGACTTCTCCAGGATGACAGTGTGAACAACAACGTAGATACAGATAAAGGGGAGAACCCAATTACTGAGCAAGAGGAAGAGCCAGGAGCTGAGGATGGGAACTTTGGCAACGACTTTTATGAGggaggtgatgatgatgataactatGAAGATGAACGTTacaatgatgaagatgacaaagaGGAATACGACTACTATGATGATGAGCAGCGGTACATAATGCAGCTGATCATTCTCCCTCCACAGATGAAACCAACGGAGAAACCTGTGAACGGGAGCAACAAAATTAACGTTAACATCATTCTGTTAGACTCCCTGTCAAGGCACCACTTCTACAGATCATTACCACAGACCTTATCACAGTTTCACAGCTTAAACAGCGAAAAGAGATCCACTGCAAAGGTTCTTGACTTTGAGCTTGTGCAAGCCATCAGGAGCAGGACGTTTGAGTCCGTACAGGCTCTGTTTGCTGGGGAGATTTTTGAGCCAGACAAGGGTTTTAGTTCTCAGGACATGCCTCCAAAGCCATTAGAGGTAGAGAAGATGTTCATGCCATTCAAGAGGCAAGGGTACGAGACCCTCTGGCTGGAGGACTTGTGTTGGACGTGGGAGTGGGGGCTGGTAAAGAACCTTGCCATGATACAGTTTGGAGAGAGGTACAGGCTTCGGTGGAGATCGTTCAGAGAGGCTGTGAAAAAGGCCGGCATCGATCGGCTGGACTCAACTCTGACCAGCTGTGACATACTGAAGGAGAGCCACCTCCCCGACATGTTCCACGGACCTCCCGCCATCTGCTTCAACGGAAGGTACCAGCACGAGTATCTTCTTAGTTACCTCAGGCAGATGCAAGCCAAGATGACACAGCTCAACAGACCTCTACTCAGCTACCTAATGCTGAACACAGCACACGAAGACTCGGGCTTGAGGGTACAAACTCTCGACCAGGCCTTTTCAGAGTACGTCCGTTTTGTTGCCGGCCAACAGAACACGTTAACCATCATCTTCGCCGACCACGGAAACTCCTACGGAGACTTTTTGAAGGAGACGTACGAAGGCCAGATAGAGCTGTATCATCCAGCACTCTTCATGATTGTGCCTGACAAGGTTGCTAAGATTCTGGGACACAAGAAAATGAAGGCCTTAACCTTGAACCAGCACAGATTGGTCAGTTTGCTAGATGCCCACTACACCATTAAATCTCTTCTGCCAAAAAAGGAACAGTCTATGAACCCAGCTCATCGTTCTTTCTACATGTTGAACCAGAACGGTCTGCTGAGTGATATCCCACCCAACAGGACGTGCTCACAGGTACCACGAATCCTCCCCAACCTGTGTATCTGTGAGGGGTATGACTCGCCCATGAGGAACGACTCCTATCACACGCTGTTTGCAGAGTTTGCTCTGGGGACTCTCAACAATCACATCCTACAGCAGTTCGGTGAAGCCAACCCACAGGCAGTGTCGGGAGTTGGCTCCTGCCAAAGACTGGTGGCACACGGCTTCAAAAATGTGAAGGAACGACATGGAAAG GAAGGTGTGGTCGtggtgacccttgacctccatGTCCAGTCAGGTGACAACTCCGGCCAACCAGAGGACATCTTCACCGTGGTGGTGCAGTTTGATGAGAACGAGGACACGGCCATGACTCTCCTGGGCTACGAGCGCGTTTCCAAATACGGGCACTACAGCAAGTGTGCCGACAAAGGCGTAAACGTGAAGTTGTGCGTTTGTTCTCTCAAAAAACCTCTCAAGCCTCCAAACGTCAACAAAGTTCCACGATGGAACCTACACTATCCCATGGTGCTCGGCAGGAAAACCAAGGTGTCCGAGTTAGACAAAGGGTGCCTGTTTGCTCTGTACAGACAGAATGAGTCAGGGGTGTCCTTTGAACTGGCAAACGTGTGCCCGAGTTTTAGCTACACAGTGTGGTTTGACCTGGAGGTGTCCAACATGCACAGGTCAGTGAGAACCTCCCCTAAAAAGGACCTGAAGCCAGGAGATATCCAGTTTACTGTAGTACTGCTACAGACTAGAACTCATCACAGCTGGAGATGGACATACAAGACAAGATACATGAGGAGGGACTATCCATGA
- the LOC136436518 gene encoding uncharacterized protein, which translates to MFLEVNENKMRVSSNHLGGLAPQLKRYRSQPTKPLDLTLKPSETLPSHIATLEYFNRKNLHSVETEVHNMLPSQDTINEETALIEWNTKPWHYGVTLAHFSYADEPTSHGSRLLPPSTKAPEKSPETDQKTPSTDDTLQTKALEEDRDIPSSEGRSKEEIVASATKRSFGMAVRDVKFATTPKLICKVLQANQVMFFQDDFAEAAMEMERKSRGA; encoded by the exons ATGTTTCTGGAGGTCAACGAGAACAAAATGAGGGTGTCCAGCAACCATCTGGGCGGACTGGCCCCTCAGCTCAAGCGGTACAGGAG CCAGCCTACCAAGCCGCTTGACTTGACCCTGAAGCCTAGCGAGACGCTGCCCTCCCACATCGCTACTCTGGAGTATTTCAACAGGAAGAACCTGCACAGTGTGGAGACGGAGGTTCACAACATGCTACCTTCTCAGGACA CTATCAACGAAGAGACTGCGCTCATCGAGTGGAACACCAAGCCATGGCACTACGGAGTGACGTTAGCTCACTTCTCTTACGCAGACGAACCAACTTCCCACGGCTCCCGTCTGCTACCGCCTTCAACGAAAGCCCCTGAAAAATCGCCCGAGACTGACCAGAAAACGCCATCTACGGATGACACTTTGCAAACAAAGGCACTGGAAGAGGATAGAGACATACCTTCCTCTGAAGGGAGGAGCAAAGAGGAAATTGTTGCATCTGCTACGAAAAGATCCTTTGGGATGGCGGTAAGGGACGTGAAGTTTGCCACGACGCCCAAGCTGATCTGCAAGGTTCTTCAGGCCAACCAAGTCATGTTCTTTCAGGACGATTTCGCAGAAGCCGCCATGGAAATGGAAAGAAAGTCGCGAGGAGCGTAG
- the LOC136436517 gene encoding N(4)-(Beta-N-acetylglucosaminyl)-L-asparaginase-like, giving the protein MAARKCILLLVTCLTACIGQSRGQKTFVPLVINTWGFTNATEKAWTALRNGGSVLDAVEKGCTECEAQQCDFTVGYGGSPDEHGETTLDALIMDGTTLDVGAVADLRRVKNAISVARNVMEHTTHTMLVGEQASAFAVEMGFTETDLHTHRSIEQWIAWNNKKCQPNYRKNVSPDPSKSCGPYKPLNPADWKESPRYSPHSDEYDHDTIGMIVIGANTTAGGSSTNGALHKVPGRVGDAPIAGAGVYVDSEVGGAAGTGDGDITMRFLPSYQAVEYMRGGMAPEKACQLALSRIGKKYPDYHGALVCANIKGEYGAACHWPGLDKFPYSIRNPTVKSTTVEQVDCQQ; this is encoded by the exons atggcggcgcgaAAGTGCATTTTGTTGCTCGTGACATGTCTTACTGCTTGTATCGGACAAAGTCGGGGCCAGAAAACCTTCGTCCCGCTGGTCATCAACACCTGGGGTTTCACGAACGCCACAGAGAAAG CCTGGACTGCCCTAAGGAATGGTGGATCAGTACTGGATGCAGTGGAGAAAGGCTGTACTGAGTGTGAGGCACAACAGTGTGACTTCACGGTCGGGTATGGAGGCAG TCCTGATGAACACGGGGAGACAACATTAGATGCTCTGATCATGGATGG GACAACCCTTGATGTTGGAGCGGTCGCTGATCTACGGAGAGTGAAGAATGCCATCTCTGTCGCCCGCAACGTCATGGAACATACCACCCACACCATGCTCGTGGGGGAGCaag CTTCAGCATTTGCAGTTGAGATGGGCTTCACAGAGACAGACCTGCACACACACAGGTCCATTGAACAGTGGATAGCTTGGAACAACAAGAAATGTCAACCTAATTACAGAAAG AATGTGTCTCCAGACCCCAGTAAGTCGTGTGGCCCCTACAAGCCTCTCAACCCTGCTGACTGGAAGGAAAGTCCACGCTACAGCCCTCACTCTGATGAATATGACCATGACACTATCG GGATGATAGTGATTGGTGCCAATACAACAGCAGGAGGATCCTCTACTAATGGAGCCCTTCACAAAGTACCAGG TCGAGTGGGGGACGCTCCCATTGCAGGAGCAGGGGTGTACGTTGACAGTGAAGTGGGAGGGGCAGCGGGGACGGGTGACGGTGACATCACCATGAGATTCCTACCCAG TTACCAAGCAGTTGAGTACATGCGGGGCGGGATGGCCCCTGAAAAGGCTTGCCAGCTGGCCCTGAGCAGAATAGGCAAGAAGTACCCAGACTACCACGGTGCTCTGGTGTGTGCCAACATCAAGGGAGAGTATG GCGCTGCCTGCCACTGGCCAGGGCTGGACAAGTTCCCCTACTCCATCCGGAACCCCACGGTCAAGTCCACCACTGTGGAACAAGTCGACTGCCAACAGTAG
- the LOC136437485 gene encoding uronyl 2-sulfotransferase-like — MKSAATVSVPLLVISFFAGMWTTGVYYNYYREAASEGIPEPQRKWRHSEAQIRRQQGLDIWARRNHSYHDVTNVLYNRLPKCGSNTMKVLIRELKNRNRFQFFEDKEYGMKALPTELLRQFVQMVDKLPRPSIYEKHIYYVDFQTFGKQQPTYINLVRDPLERRISGYYYMRFGRIEGNQKEKRTEEERAQTFDDCVLNNLWECDEFGPKTFIMTQFFCGQESICMEPSQMAVERAKENIRRHYAVVGVLEEFSSFLRVLEVVMPQFFRGAQDTWREAESKQMEHQKTAIKIPPSEESREIMRQRLHLDYQVYDFIKERFHMQKTQLGIKD, encoded by the exons ATGAAGTCTGCAGCAACAGTGAGTGTTCCGCTGTTAGTGATCAGCTTCTTCGCTGGAATGTGGACCACAGGAGTGTACTACAACTATTACAGAG AAGCTGCGAGCGAAGGAATCCCGGAGCCACAGAGAAAATGGAGACACAGTGAGGCCCAGATAAGACGTCAACAGGGACTGGACATCTGGGCGCGTCGTAACCATAGCTACCATGACGTCACAAACGTCCTATACAACAGGTTACCTAAATGTGGGAGTAACACCATGAAAGTGCTTATCAGGGAACTAAAGAACAGAAATCGGTTTCAATTCTTTGAAGACAAGGAGTACGGAATGAAGGCACTTCCTACAGAGCTGTTG CGTCAGTTTGTACAAATGGTCGACAAACTCCCGAGACCATCGATCTACGAAAAGCACATCTACTACGTGGACTTTCAAAC gTTCGGTAAGCAGCAGCCAACATATATTAACTTGGTCCGGGACCCCTTAGAACGGCGGATCTCTGGCTACTACTATATGCGGTTTGGACGAATCGAAGGCAACCAAAAGGAGAAACGAACAGAGGAGGAGAGAGCACAG ACGTTTGATGACTGCGTACTAAACAACCTGTGGGAATGCGATGAGTTTGGACCGAAAACGTTTATTATGACACAATTCTTTTGTGGGCAAGAATCAATATGCAT GGAGCCTTCCCAGATGGCAGTGGAAAGAGCCAAAGAGAACATCAGGAGACATTACGCCGTGGTCGGGGTACTGGAGGAGTTCAGCAGCTTCCTGAGGGTCCTGGAGGTGGTCATGCCGCAGTTCTTCCGTGGAGCCCAGGACACATGGCGGGAAGCTG AGTCAAAGCAGATGGAACATCAGAAGACGGCAATAAAGATACCCCCTTCTGAGGAGAGCCGAGAAATCATGAGACAAAGATTGCACCTGGACTATCAAGTGTACGACTTTATCAAGGAGAGATTCCACATGCAGAAAACACAGCTAGGAATAAAGGACTGA